The Euwallacea fornicatus isolate EFF26 unplaced genomic scaffold, ASM4011564v1 scaffold_72, whole genome shotgun sequence genome contains the following window.
actttaagtgctcaaacacacaactttttttatttttcgagctttctaggtcgataacttcggcaaatgaaatccaaatttcttcaacgatgactcatattaatcaagtggacgagatcattaacatgacacaacacatcacgattgtatcttgttgagcttccaagataaatagtactttaagtgctcaaacacacaacttttttgacttttcgagctttctaggtcgataacttcggcaaatgaaatgcaaatttcttcaacaaagactcatattaatcaggtgatcgagatctttaacatgacaaatcacatcacgtttgtatctcgttgagcttccaagataaatagtactttaagtgctcaaacacacaacttttgtaacttttcaaactttgtaactCTATaatatcggcaaatgaactccaaagttcttcaacgatgactcatattaatcaagtggacgagatatttaacatgactcaacacatcatgattgtatcttgttgagcttccaagataaatagtactttacgtgctcaaacacacaacttttttgacttttcgagctttctaggtcgataacttcggcaaatgaactcaaaatttcttcaacgatgcctcatattaatcaggtggtcgagatcattaacatgacacaacacatcatgattgaatcttgttgagcttccaagctaaatagtactttacgtgcccaaacacacaacttttttgacttttcgagctttgtaggtcgataactacggcaaatgaactcaaaatttcttcaacaatgactcaaattaatcagcttgacgagatctttaacatgacacaacatatcatgattgaatcttcttgagcttccaagataaataatactttacgtgctcaaacacacaacttttatgagttttcaaactatgaagctcgataacatcagcaaatgaactccaaagttcttcaacgatgactcatattaatcaagtggacgagatctttaacatgacacaacacatcatagttgtatcttgttgagattccaagataaatagtactttacgtgctcaaacacacaacttttttgacttttcgagctttctaggtcgataacttcggcaaatgaaatgcaaatttcttcaatgatgcctcatattaatcaggtggtcgagatcattaacatgacacaacacatcatcattgaatcttgttgagcttccaagctaaatagtactttacgtgctcaaacacacaacttttttgacttttcgagctttctagttcgataacttcggcaaatgaaatccaaatttcttcaacgatgactcatattaatcaagtggacgagatctttaacatcacagaaaacatcatgattgtatcttgtttagcttccaagataaatattactttacgtgctcaagcacacaacttttttgacttttcgagctttgtaggtcgaaaacttcggcaaatgaaatccaaatttcttcaacgatgactcatattaatcaagtggacgagatctttaacatgacacgatacatcatgattgtatcttgtttagcttccaagataaatagtactttacgtgctcaaacacacaacttttttgacttttcgagctttctaggtcgataacttcggcaaatgaactcaaaatttcttcaacgatgcctcatattaatcaggtggtcgagatcattaacatgacacaacacatcatgattgaatcttgttgagcttccaagctaaatagtactttacgtgctcaaacacacaacttttttgacttttcgagctttctaggtcgataacttcggcaaatgaaatccaaatttcttcaacgatgactcatattaatcaagtggacgagatctttaacatgacagaaaacatcatgattgtatcttgtttagcttccaagataaatattacttttcgtgctcaagcacacaacttttttgacttttcgagctttgtaggtcgaaaacttcggcaaatgaaatccaaatttcttcaacgatgactcatattaatcaagtggacgagatctttaacatgacacgatacatcatgattgtatcttgtttagcttccaagataaatagtactttacgtgctcaaacacacaacttttttgacttttcgagctttctaggtcgataacttcggcaaatgaaatccaaatttcttcaactatgactcaaattaatcagcttgacgagatctttaacatgacacaacatataatgattgaatcttcttgagcttccaagataaatagtactttacgtgctcaaacacacaacttttttgacttttcgagctttgtaggtcgataacttcggcaaatgaactcaaaatttcttcaactatgactcaaattaatcagcttgacgagatctttaacatgacacaacatatcatgattgaatcttcttgagcttccaagataaataatactttacgtgctcaaacacacaactgtttttatttttcgaactttctaggtcgataacttcggcaaatgaaatccaaatttcttcaacgatgacttatattaatcaggtgatcgagatctttaacatgacacatcacatcacgtttgtatcttgttaagcttccaagataaataatactttacgtgctcaaacacacaactgtttttatttttcgagctttctaggtcgataacttcggcaaatgaaatccaaatttcttcaacgatgacttatattaatcaggtgatcgagatctttaacatgatacatcacatcacgattgtatcttgtttagcttccaagataaatacaactttaagtgctcaaacacacaacttttttgacttttcgagctttctaggtcgataacttcggcaaatgaaatccaaagtacttcaacgaagactcaaattaatcagcttgacgagatctttaacatgacacaacatatcatgattgtatcttgtttagcttccaagataaatagtactttacgtgtgtTAAGACGTAGGtccatttaaataagaaatagatTAAGTTATAATTTAAgaccttaagttacgcctctGTCCCGCAACTTATTTCCCAGTATTCTTCAGTAAACCAAACTACCTCAAGAAGGAAAAGGGCCGCTTAGTGCGGGGAGAGATATGTTCGTTCCCTTTTACGACGCAAGAAATTGGGATATCTACGATGAGCTAAGAAAGCTTATCGTGTATCCTAATAGAAGTGCGTCGTATAAGTACCCGACTAACGGTcacattccttaaaaatagGTACCAGATGTGTAAAAGTTGGCCCGGGAAGGCAGCACGCCTCTGCCTGGAGGTTCTGGCATTCTGGTACTTAAGATCTGGGAAGGGAGATTGCGGggctttttctttttgattttttgacaaGAACTCGAACAAATCGTTAGTAAATTCTTCGggaaatagaataaaaaatatagataCTTTGAATCAATACTCAGGGACTTAACTGaaccacaaaatttatatagtGGCTCGTTGTCAGTTAGTCCTTACTCGTCTGGCCAAATTAATTAGCAGCAGTTCAATAAATCGTTATTATTGTTTCGGGgtgttaattaattgaaaccaGAACCCAGTGTCCCTGATCCTGTAAGATCAGGGTGGTCCTTCAATAGTCCAGTCAACGTTCAACGTGAGTTTCACATCAAGGACCAACATATTTTTTGGTCACTTCGAACCGGATACGACTGGATTGAATCAGTGCCTATAAAACACAGCTCACAAGTGGAACGAGAAACTACGCCAAAAACCAGGAAGAAGACCTCGGTGAGTCAGTTCCTTTATCACTCTTTTTCTCTTGAATTTACCTTACCTCGTAATTGCTCCATTTACCGATTCCCTCTTTAGAACAGTCATTTATTGTTTGAGATTGTCACAAAGTTGTATTGAATTGTTCGTAACTAAAGAAGGTGAAATTGGTGAGTCTCGATTGATAGCGTCAAGAACGTAACACATAACTTTGAATTTGAATCGTTTCGTTGATTTAACATTAGTCAAAAATGTCGGTAAAAGCAAAGAGAGGAAAAACTTTACAAAGTTCCGAAAAGTATCTTGGCTCGACAGAGTTACCCACAGAAAGCGGTGAATTTCGAGAACTTTCTTATGCTCGCACAGTACTAATCAAACGGTTGTCTCGCTTTGAACAGTACCTAACTGACAGTATAGATGTTAATGATACAATCTCTTGTGAAATACGCCTCAAGAGCATAGAGAAAGATCTTGAGGAATTCGATAGAATTCAAACTCGTTTAGAGTTTATGAATTCAATCGAAGAAGAAAATCGGCTTGAAACGGAATCAGCTTATTATGATGCAATTTCACAAGCAAAAAAGTTCATAAGATCGGTTAACACGGATCTCAGTGGAAATAGCATGCAATCAGGAAATTTAAAACCATTcggaaaattaggaaaattaccAGATTTAGGGTTACCCTCATTTTTTGGCAGCTGCGAAACGTGGTTtagttttaaaagtatttttgactCGGTAGTACATAAGAGAACTGATTTAAGCGATACAGAAAAATTACTGTATCTAAAATTGTGTTGTAAGGGCGACGCGCTGAAACTAATAGATTCAATTGATATAATGcctgaaaattattcaatagctttaaatttattacaaaaacgttacgaaaataaaaaagttgtagtTAAATTTCACGTGAAAAATATACTATTTAATTTACCGAACGCAAATAAAGAATCAGCGACAGCTATAAGGAAACTTGTAGATACAGTTCACCAACATATAGCTGcgttggaaaaattaaaattacctgTCGACAAGTGGGATCCATTATTgaatactttaattttaagcaaattaGACGATAATACTAATCGTGAGTGGGAACGAACACAGTATCAAAATGAATGTCCTACGACTGAACAATTACTTGATTTCTtaactgaaaaatgttttacgttGGAATCATCAAGTAGTTTTTCAAGGCTTCAGTCACATAAATATGATAAAGGTACAACCGAAATCAGAAATCAGGAAAAAAGAATCGGATTCTCTTAGTTTAAAAATCAGTCATATGCTTTAACTGAAAGGATTAACAAAGATTGTTATTTGTGCAGCGGAAATCATTTAATTTACCAGTGCCCTCGGTTTACCCAACTGTCAGTATCTGAAAGGTATGAAGAAGTTCGAAAACATAAGTTGTGTAGTAATTGCTTACGAGTAGGTCATCGCAAACAGGAATGTAAGTCGAGCGGTTgcaaaaaatgcaatcaaaCACACAATACAGCGCTACATTATGAGAAACGTCAAGGGGATGAGCGTGCTCAAAGCCTTAAGAACGACAGCAAAAGAGTATCCTCAGTACCCGCAGAAAGAAAAGATTTGCCAAAAGGTACATCCTCCATGACTGCTACTCAAAGTGTACGTAAGGAAAAGTGTTTTGGATCAACGGAGCGTCCAAGACTGACGAGCGATCAAAACGACGATGACGGCAACGAAAGTGTTGATTACTCATTATCTTTAGCCTCTGCTAGTTTGGGAAATAATCAAGTATTGCTATCAACCGctataattttgattgttgATGAAAGGGGAAATTGGCATAAGTGTAATGCGCTACTGGATTCTGGAAGccaatcaaatttaataagcGAAAGTctgtgtaaaaaattaaatttaggttgcaaaaaaatccaaattccCTTATCAGGCATCAGTCAAGTCGTTacgaaaattaacaaacaaacTTCCACTAAAATCAAATCGagatttaataacttttcggccaatttaacatttttagttttaccaACCCTTACTGAAAATTTACCTTTGTTTAAATTCTCTAAATCGTTGTTAAAGGTTCCAACCCATATTAATTTAGCCGatgagaaatttaatgaacCAAAACAAATCGACGTTTTACTAGGGGTAGACATATTTTACGACTTATTGGGCTCAGGGAAAATAAGATTAGGTAATAAGTTGCCGATATTACAAGAAACGTCCTTAGGATGGGTGATATcgggaaatttggaaatttttaaaacacgtACTCAAAAAACGGTATGCAATTTATCAACGCGAATATCGAATAAAATGCTACATGACTCTCTAACCAAATTCTGGCACGTTGAGGAATTTGaggaatcaaaaattttatcgaaagaGGAAACCTACTGTGAAGAATACTTTACGCAAACCACGACCCGCGATAAAGATAACAACTTTATAGTTAGGTACCCCTTTAAATATGATGTAAACTTAGGTCTCGGAGATTCAAAAACCATAGCGTTAAAACGACTAATGTATTTGGAGAAAAAGCTAGCGAAGAACGAGGAATTAAAAAAGCAATATGTAGACTTTATGGCCGAGTACGAAGCCTTAGGTCACATGACGCGACAGGGATCAATCGAAGACGACGACTCTTTGTCAAGCAAGAGCTATTTTCTGCCCCACAGTGCGGTGGTGAAAAACTCAATCACCACAAAATGCCGTGTAGTTTTCGACGCAAGTTGCAAAACTACCACGGGAATTTCGCTAAATGATACCTTAATGGTTGGCCCGGTAGTACAAGACGAGCTGTATGCCATATTGTTACGGTTACGTCTtcgaaaaacagttttaagtGCAGACATCAAGATGATGTATAGATGCataaaaattgaggaaaacgAACgagaatttcagaaaattttgtgGCGGTCGAATGGTAAAGATCCTGTCGAAGTTTATAAACTGAACACAGTGACGTACGGCACATCGAGTGCACCCTTTCAAGCCACACGCTGTTTGGTAGAACTAGCAGAACAAAACATGAACATATATCCTCGAACATcggaaataataaaacgttCCTTCTATATGGACGACTTATTAGTTAGCGTGGATTCGGAAGCAGAGGCATGGGACATTTACCAAGAACTTAACGAAATAATGAACCAAGCCAATTTCAAACTAAGAAAATGGTCTTCAAATAGTGGAActgtattaaagaaaattctaaaatcaAATGATAATGAAAACCTTGATAGCTTCATTCTTTCGCACAATGAGAAGGAATTGAAAACTTTGGGAATATCTTGGGATCCCGAACAAGATATTCTAAAGTATACGGTCAAGGTTAAGCTCGATGCAACCTGCGTGACAAAGAGAACCATTTTGTCAACCATCTCTGAGATCTTCGACCCTCTTGGTCTGATCGGGCCAGCAATGATTAGGgccaaattaattattcaatcACTATGGAAATTGCAACTCGATTGGGATCAAGAGGTCCCCAAGGAACTTAGACAACTGTGGCAGGACTTTGCAGCTCAACTAGAATGTTTAAACGAATGCAAGGTAGACAGGCACGTAATATTAGGCAACGCGATTCGGATTACATTATTCGGCTTCAGCGACAGCTCAGAAAAGGCCTACGGAGCATGTATCTATGTAGGATCAATAGACGACCTTGGCAATCACAATCTTCGACTTTTAACTGGGAAATCACGAGTAGCTCCAGTTAAAAAGCTGACGTTACCTCGACTCGAACTATTAGCCGCTCACCTGTTAGCTAAGCTAATGGATACTATGAAACGAATATTGGATATACCCATATCacacgtaaaatattttacagacTCCAAAATTGTCCTGGCATGGATAAAAATCGAACCGTCCAACCTTAAAACATTTGTCGCTAATCGGGTGGCAAAAATCACGGAATTATCAAAAGAGGAGAATTGGGCCCATGTACCAAGCAAAGATAATCCTGCGGATGTAATCTCAAGGGGGCTAAGCCCAAAAGAGCTATTACAATGTGAACTCTGGTTCCACGGTCCTAATTTTTTACGCGAATCTCAGTCACAAATGGTAATAGAATCGGAAAACGAGGAAATTTCTTTAGATCGGTTACCGGAACTCAAAACGAACAGTTCTGTGGAAAACAAAATCATGACCCACGCTAGTATTGACAAACCCAcctttgacatttttagtaGATTCTCGACATTATTTAAACTTCGTCGCATAGTCGCATACATATGGCGATTTAAAGAACAAAGTctaacgaaaacaaaaaacacgtCTTCCTGTTTGACCGTTGAAGAACTCAATGAAGCTCaaagaatattaataaaattggcgCAACGTGATACGtttcataaagaaattaaagaactacacaaaaataacaaagtagCTAGTGacagcaaaattttaagtctAAACCCTTTCCTAGATTCCGTAGGAATCATTAGAGTGGGAGGACGATTAACAAATTCTGATTGTAGGTTTGATCAACGGCATCCAGTGATATTAGCATATAAGCATAAATTTACAGATCTAGTAATAATGGACGAACATATGAAACATTTGCACGCGGGGGTCCAGAACCTCCTATCAATAATACGTCTACAATATTGGAtagttaatggaaaaaatgcaattaagaCTATTCTAAGTAGGTGTATAAGATGCTTTAAGGTAAAACCAAAACCATTAAAGTTCCTAATGGGTTCCCTCCCGGCTGCAAGGGTGACACCGTCACGACCTTTTTCGAATTGCGGAATAGATTATGCAGGACCCATATTAGTAAAGGAGGGTACGTTACGTAGATCTAAACGTGTAAAAACAtacatttgtatttttgtttgtttcgcTACGCGAGCAATACACATAGAGCTGGTTAGGGACCTCTCTACCGTTAGTTTTTTAAACGCGCTAGATCGGTTCTGTTCAAGGCGAGGAAAGCCCACTGATATCTACTCGGATAATGGCTCCAATTTCGTGGGGGCAAATAATCATTTTCTCGAACTTCAAGCATTACTAAACAATAAATTGCATGTCAATGCTGTATCGACACATTTAGCAAATGATCAAATCCGGTGGCATTTTTTACCAGCCCGTAGCGCTCATATGGGTGGATTATGGGAAGCGGCAGTTAAATCAACCAAATTTCACCTTCGCCGTGTTTTAGGAGATTCGGCTTTAGCCTATGAAGAGATGTATACCTTATTGGTAAAAATTGAAGCATGTCTAAACTCACGTCCACTAACGCCAACCTCTAACGATATAAATGACTATCTACCCCTTACTCCCGCGCATTTCCTTATTGGTGACTCACTGGTAAGCCCCCCTCAACACGATGTTAGAGATAGTCCCATATCTCAGTTGTCTCGATATGAACGTGTCCAACAATTGCAACAGCAATTCTGGAGTAACTGGGTTAAGGACTACCTAGCAAGTCTCCAAAATAGAAGTAAATGGAAAAAGTCGGCTGATAAATCTATAGAAATTGGATCCTTAGTACTGTTAGTTGAAGACAACCTGCCACCACTTCGATGGTCATTAGCCCGAGTTGTACAACTTCACAAAGGGAAGGACAATGTGATACGTGTAGTGACAGTGCGGTTGCCAAACGGAACAATATCAAAGAGAACAGTGTCCAAAATCTGCCCGTTACCTACGGgtgagaattaaaatttaaggaacTTAAAAAGTAGGGACTTTTTAACGGGGCCGGCATGTTAAGACGTAGGtccatttaaataagaaatagatTAAGTTATAATTTAAgaccttaagttacgcctctGTCCCGCAACTTATTTCCCAGTATTCTTCAGTAAACCAAACTACCTCAAGAAGGAAAAGGGCCGCTTAGTGCGGGGAGAGATATGTTCGTTCCCTTTTACGACGCAAGAAATTGGGATATCTACGATGAGCTAAGAAAGCTTATCGTGTATCCTAATAGAAGTGCGTCGTATA
Protein-coding sequences here:
- the LOC136349959 gene encoding uncharacterized protein, which translates into the protein MSVKAKRGKTLQSSEKYLGSTELPTESGEFRELSYARTVLIKRLSRFEQYLTDSIDVNDTISCEIRLKSIEKDLEEFDRIQTRLEFMNSIEEENRLETESAYYDAISQAKKFIRSVNTDLSGNSMQSGNLKPFGKLGKLPDLGLPSFFGSCETWFSFKSIFDSVVHKRTDLSDTEKLLYLKLCCKGDALKLIDSIDIMPENYSIALNLLQKRYENKKVVVKFHVKNILFNLPNANKESATAIRKLVDTVHQHIAALEKLKLPVDKWDPLLNTLILSKLDDNTNREWERTQYQNECPTTEQLLDFLTEKCFTLESSSSFSRLQSHKYDKGTTEIRNQEKRIGFSYGNHLIYQCPRFTQLSVSERYEEVRKHKLCSNCLRVGHRKQECKSSGCKKCNQTHNTALHYEKRQGDERAQSLKNDSKRVSSVPAERKDLPKGTSSMTATQSVRKEKCFGSTERPRLTSDQNDDDGNESVDYSLSLASASLGNNQVLLSTAIILIVDERGNWHKCNALLDSGSQSNLISESLCKKLNLGCKKIQIPLSGISQVVTKINKQTSTKIKSRFNNFSANLTFLVLPTLTENLPLFKFSKSLLKVPTHINLADEKFNEPKQIDVLLGVDIFYDLLGSGKIRLGNKLPILQETSLGWVISGNLEIFKTRTQKTVCNLSTRISNKMLHDSLTKFWHVEEFEESKILSKEETYCEEYFTQTTTRDKDNNFIVRYPFKYDVNLGLGDSKTIALKRLMYLEKKLAKNEELKKQYVDFMAEYEALGHMTRQGSIEDDDSLSSKSYFLPHSAVVKNSITTKCRVVFDASCKTTTGISLNDTLMVGPVVQDELYAILLRLRLRKTVLSADIKMMYRCIKIEENEREFQKILWRSNGKDPVEVYKLNTVTYGTSSAPFQATRCLVELAEQNMNIYPRTSEIIKRSFYMDDLLVSVDSEAEAWDIYQELNEIMNQANFKLRKWSSNSGTVLKKILKSNDNENLDSFILSHNEKELKTLGISWDPEQDILKYTVKVKLDATCVTKRTILSTISEIFDPLGLIGPAMIRAKLIIQSLWKLQLDWDQEVPKELRQLWQDFAAQLECLNECKVDRHVILGNAIRITLFGFSDSSEKAYGACIYVGSIDDLGNHNLRLLTGKSRVAPVKKLTLPRLELLAAHLLAKLMDTMKRILDIPISHVKYFTDSKIVLAWIKIEPSNLKTFVANRVAKITELSKEENWAHVPSKDNPADVISRGLSPKELLQCELWFHGPNFLRESQSQMVIESENEEISLDRLPELKTNSSVENKIMTHASIDKPTFDIFSRFSTLFKLRRIVAYIWRFKEQSLTKTKNTSSCLTVEELNEAQRILIKLAQRDTFHKEIKELHKNNKVASDSKILSLNPFLDSVGIIRVGGRLTNSDCRFDQRHPVILAYKHKFTDLVIMDEHMKHLHAGVQNLLSIIRLQYWIVNGKNAIKTILSRCIRCFKVKPKPLKFLMGSLPAARVTPSRPFSNCGIDYAGPILVKEGTLRRSKRVKTYICIFVCFATRAIHIELVRDLSTVSFLNALDRFCSRRGKPTDIYSDNGSNFVGANNHFLELQALLNNKLHVNAVSTHLANDQIRWHFLPARSAHMGGLWEAAVKSTKFHLRRVLGDSALAYEEMYTLLVKIEACLNSRPLTPTSNDINDYLPLTPAHFLIGDSLVSPPQHDVRDSPISQLSRYERVQQLQQQFWSNWVKDYLASLQNRSKWKKSADKSIEIGSLVLLVEDNLPPLRWSLARVVQLHKGKDNVIRVVTVRLPNGTISKRTVSKICPLPTEGKGPLSAGRDMFVPFYDARNWDIYDELRKLIVYPNRSTRCVKVGPGRQHASAWRFWHSVARCQLVLTQPSVPDPVRSGWSFNSPVNVQ